A stretch of the Clostridium fungisolvens genome encodes the following:
- a CDS encoding beta-ketoacyl-ACP synthase III, with protein MVYTKIISTGSYAPNNIVTNDDLSKIVETDDQWISSRTGIRERRISLGENTSALAAKAGLDAINNAGLTPMDIDLLIVATTTPDMFTPSTACIVQDIIGAKKAYAFDVSAACSGFIYALSVADKIMRAGEEVNALVIGAETLSRIVNWNDRGTCVLFGDGAGAVVLKKSEEKGIISSVLGSDGTLGRSSLTSGEFVPKNPYIENDNKEDDIYINMDGKEIFRFAVNKIPQAVNEVLAKAETSLDEVKLIFPHQANLRIVDAAAKKLDLPKEKFYVNLNKYGNTSAASIPLALDEANKNGLLQQGDKLVLVGFGGGLTWGSVFLQW; from the coding sequence ATGGTTTATACAAAGATAATATCAACAGGAAGTTATGCACCAAATAATATAGTTACTAATGATGATTTATCTAAAATAGTTGAAACAGATGATCAATGGATTAGTTCTAGAACAGGAATAAGAGAAAGAAGAATTTCTTTAGGAGAAAACACTTCAGCATTAGCTGCAAAAGCTGGCTTAGATGCAATAAATAATGCAGGACTTACGCCAATGGATATAGATTTGCTAATAGTAGCAACAACTACTCCAGATATGTTTACACCATCAACAGCATGCATAGTTCAAGATATCATTGGAGCTAAAAAAGCTTATGCTTTTGATGTAAGTGCTGCATGTTCAGGTTTTATATATGCTTTATCTGTAGCCGATAAAATTATGAGAGCAGGAGAAGAGGTTAATGCTTTAGTAATAGGAGCAGAAACCCTTTCTAGAATAGTAAACTGGAATGATAGAGGCACTTGTGTTCTTTTTGGAGATGGAGCTGGTGCAGTAGTACTTAAGAAGAGTGAAGAAAAGGGAATAATAAGTTCTGTGCTAGGATCCGATGGAACTTTGGGAAGAAGTTCTCTTACGTCTGGAGAATTCGTTCCTAAGAATCCATATATTGAAAATGATAATAAAGAAGATGATATCTATATAAATATGGATGGAAAAGAGATCTTTAGATTTGCAGTTAATAAGATTCCGCAAGCAGTAAATGAAGTGTTAGCAAAAGCTGAAACCTCGTTAGATGAAGTAAAGTTAATATTTCCACACCAAGCTAATCTTAGAATCGTGGACGCTGCGGCTAAGAAACTAGACTTACCTAAAGAGAAGTTTTATGTAAATCTAAATAAGTATGGTAACACATCAGCTGCATCTATTCCTTTAGCATTAGATGAAGCAAATAAAAATGGATTGCTTCAGCAAGGGGATAAGTTAGTTTTAGTTGGTTTTGGTGGAGGACTCACTTGGGGATCTGTATTCTTACAATGGTAG
- the acpP gene encoding acyl carrier protein: protein MVLEKIKEVIVEQLGVDADAITLKTTFQEDLGADSLDLFQIIMDLEEEFNVKIEDVEAIKTVGDAVTYIEERV from the coding sequence ATGGTATTAGAAAAAATAAAAGAGGTAATAGTAGAACAATTAGGAGTAGATGCTGATGCAATAACACTTAAAACAACATTCCAAGAAGATTTAGGTGCTGATTCTTTAGATTTATTCCAAATAATCATGGACTTAGAAGAAGAATTCAATGTAAAAATAGAAGACGTAGAAGCTATAAAGACAGTTGGAGATGCAGTTACTTATATCGAAGAGAGAGTTTAA
- the fabK gene encoding enoyl-[acyl-carrier-protein] reductase FabK: protein MIKADICELLNIQYPILQGGMAWVADASLASAVSNAGGLGIIAGANAPVEYVREQIRKAKTLTDKPFGVNIMLLSPNADELARVVCEEGVKVVTTGAGNPGKYVEMWKNNGIKVIPVVPSVALAKRMERCGADAVIAEGCESGGHVGKLTTMALVPQVVDAVNIPVIAAGGIGDGRGIAAAIMLGAKGVQVGTRFLVAKECTIHQNYKDIVIKAKDIDTMVTGRVTGHPVQVIKNKLAKRFEALEKENAPVEAYDELGRGALAKAVVEGNPDEGSFMAGQIAGMISKEQSCEEIIKEMFDKYDELIAKFN from the coding sequence ATGATTAAGGCAGATATTTGTGAACTTCTAAATATACAATACCCTATCTTACAAGGGGGTATGGCTTGGGTAGCAGATGCATCATTGGCATCTGCTGTATCAAATGCTGGGGGTCTTGGAATAATTGCAGGAGCAAATGCACCGGTTGAATATGTTAGAGAGCAAATAAGAAAAGCAAAAACTTTGACAGATAAACCTTTCGGAGTAAACATAATGCTTTTAAGCCCAAATGCAGATGAATTAGCTAGAGTAGTTTGCGAAGAAGGTGTAAAAGTTGTAACTACTGGAGCTGGTAACCCAGGAAAATATGTTGAGATGTGGAAAAATAACGGAATAAAGGTTATTCCAGTTGTACCTTCAGTGGCATTGGCAAAGAGAATGGAAAGATGTGGTGCAGATGCTGTTATTGCAGAAGGTTGCGAATCTGGTGGTCATGTAGGTAAGCTTACTACTATGGCTTTAGTACCACAAGTAGTAGATGCAGTAAATATACCAGTAATAGCTGCAGGTGGTATTGGTGATGGAAGAGGAATTGCAGCAGCAATTATGCTTGGTGCAAAAGGAGTGCAAGTTGGTACTAGATTTTTAGTTGCTAAAGAATGCACTATACATCAAAATTATAAAGATATTGTAATAAAGGCTAAAGACATAGATACAATGGTTACTGGAAGAGTTACAGGTCATCCAGTTCAAGTTATCAAAAATAAGCTTGCTAAAAGATTTGAGGCATTAGAAAAAGAGAATGCTCCAGTTGAAGCTTATGATGAACTAGGACGTGGGGCTTTAGCTAAGGCTGTTGTTGAAGGGAATCCTGACGAAGGTTCGTTTATGGCTGGACAGATAGCTGGTATGATATCAAAAGAACAAAGTTGTGAAGAAATCATAAAAGAGATGTTTGATAAATATGATGAACTTATAGCGAAGTTTAACTAG